The Gammaproteobacteria bacterium DNA segment AAGCAATCTGGGGTGCGAGTCGGTCCGGCGGGTTACGTTAACGTCGGGGTCCAGCCCACCACAACAATGCACAACCTCTTCCCGCCGCCTTCCACCTCCGAGTCTCTTTCATCATCAGGGGCGGCGAAAGTCGCCATGTCCGTTAACGTCGAGGCTTTGCGTCTTTGCGCGAGACCAAGGTTTTTTTCGAACCGTCGCCCGCAACGACGACGCAAGTCCGTTAGCTCGATGTAATCAAGGGTCCGCAGTTCCGGCGCGCCGATTGCGAGGATATTTGTTCAGGCATATGCTAAGGCCTATGTATTTGTCGGAAGCGCCCCATGGAAACCGAACGTCATGTAAGGCTGTTTCGCAATGGTCGCAATCAGGCAGTCCGAATTCCGCGGGAGTATGAGCTACCCGGCGATGAAGCGATCCTCCGTCGCGAGGGTGATCATCTGATTCTGGAACCGCTACGCCCCGCACAAGGGCTGCTGGCGGTACTGGCCGCGATGCCCCCCCTGGACGATGAGTTTCCGGACATCGATACGGACCTTCGAGCGCTCGACGACCCCGCGCTGTGACGGCCGTCGCGTACCGCTACTTGCTGGACACCAACGCCATTTCGGCATTGGCCCGACAACCGCAGGGGTCCGTTGCCATGCGAATTCGCGAACTGGGCGAGGACACGATCTGCACCAGCATTATCGTCGCCTGCGAACTGCGTTTCGGTTTGCTGAAGCGCGGCTCCCCGCGTTTGTCCGAGCGCGTTGAAGCCATTCTCGACGTGTTGTCGGTTTTGCCGTTAGAACCGCCGGGCGATGTGGACTATGCCGCGATCCGGCATGCGCTCGAAACGGCCGGCACTCCCGTTGGCCCCAATGATCTGCTCATTGCCGCTCAGGCCCGTTCGCTCGGCTTGACCGTTGTGACTGACAATATCCGTGAGTTTTCACGTGTGCCTGGACTGAGCGTGGAGTCGTGGGACACACCGAATAGTGCTTAATGTGAATCACGCGCGGCGTGATGCAGGACCCTCGCCCGCTTGCGGGAGAGCGGTGGATGAGGGGAACGGCCATGCCGCAGCAGATTCATTCTGCGGGGTGCCGCTTGTGGCATGGCCGTTAGGACCCTGCTGCAAAGCTACTGCGCTCGAGGCCTTGCTAGCGCTTGAGCCGCGGGGTGAAAAGCAGGCCTCGTCAGCCCGCGTCGGCAATTTGTCGCAAGGCCCGCTCAAACACTTCGGCGGGCTGGCCGCCGGAAATCAGGTGCTTGCCGTTGATGATGACGGCCGGAACCGAATGGATGCCGTTTGAGGTGAAGTACGCCTCGCGCTCTCGCACTTCGCTGGCGAATTCGCCTCCGGCCAGCACCACCCGGGCTCTGGGTTCATCCAGCCCTGCTTGAGCCGCAGCGCGCAGCAGCACCTCATGGTCCGCCGGGCTTTCGGCACGGCCGTGGTAGGCCTCCAGCAGCGCATTCTTCAGGGCATGCTGCTGGGGCGCGCCTTCCTGCTCGGCCCAGTACAGCAGACGGTGCGCGTCGAACGTGTTCCAGATCCGGCCACGCCCGCCGGGCGTGAACGTGAACCCCACTTCGGCGCCGCGTTGGTGGATCGTTTCACGGATCTGCGCCTGTTGCTGCGGTGTGGAGCCGTACTTGCGCGTGAGGTGCTCGGCAATGTCTTCGCCCTCGGCGCCCATCTGCGGATTCAACTCGAACGGCTGAAAGCGCAAGTCCGCCGTCAGCTCCGGTGCCAGCGAATCCAAGGCTCGTTCCAGCGAGGCCAAACCGATGGCGTACCAGGGGCAGGAAACGTCGGAAACAAAATCGATTTTGAGAGGCTGAGTCATGTCCATACCATCATAGAGATGATTCTCCTTTGAGGCCCGGTCGTGCGACCGGTTCTCGCCCGGTACCGGCTTGGCTGAGCATGGTCGCCGGATTGAAAAATGATGGCCGTCATATATAATCCAGTGAACCTCGCAGCTGTCACGAGCTTGATCGAATCGAGCCGGAGCCGGAGCCGGATCGGCTCCGCAACAACCGCAGGTGCGATCTCCGCCTCCTGCGCAATGGCCGGCCCGGCAACCAGACACAGAATGCCGGCCAGCGGCGCCCACTTCTTGATATGCATGTTCTCTCTCCTCCATTCTCGTTATGTTGAGCAACTCGGTCTTTCACGACTGCGGGTGCGCCGTCGCAACGCCAGTGCCGCCTGTTGCTTGGTCT contains these protein-coding regions:
- a CDS encoding AbrB/MazE/SpoVT family DNA-binding domain-containing protein; its protein translation is METERHVRLFRNGRNQAVRIPREYELPGDEAILRREGDHLILEPLRPAQGLLAVLAAMPPLDDEFPDIDTDLRALDDPAL
- a CDS encoding type II toxin-antitoxin system VapC family toxin, with the translated sequence MLDTNAISALARQPQGSVAMRIRELGEDTICTSIIVACELRFGLLKRGSPRLSERVEAILDVLSVLPLEPPGDVDYAAIRHALETAGTPVGPNDLLIAAQARSLGLTVVTDNIREFSRVPGLSVESWDTPNSA
- a CDS encoding DsbA family oxidoreductase; this encodes MTQPLKIDFVSDVSCPWYAIGLASLERALDSLAPELTADLRFQPFELNPQMGAEGEDIAEHLTRKYGSTPQQQAQIRETIHQRGAEVGFTFTPGGRGRIWNTFDAHRLLYWAEQEGAPQQHALKNALLEAYHGRAESPADHEVLLRAAAQAGLDEPRARVVLAGGEFASEVREREAYFTSNGIHSVPAVIINGKHLISGGQPAEVFERALRQIADAG